The window TATATCCGTCGCTCCGTCGCTACTTCCGGCATGGACTTATCAGGGAAGTCGGTCCTCGTCACCGGGGGTGCCGGACTCATCGGCACGCACCTCACCGAGTCGCTCGCCGAGGACAACGACGTGCTGGTCGCGGACAACTGCTCGAAGGGCAACCGCGAGTGGGTGCCCGAGTCGGCCGCGTTCGCCGACGTGGACCTCACCGACGCCGACGACGTGGCCGAAGTCGTCACCGCGGACCTCGACGTGGTCTTCCACCTCGGGGCGCTCTCGGACGTGAACCGGGGCGACCACCGCCGGGTGTTCGAGGAGAACAACGCCATGCTCTACAACATCCTCGAACGCATGGACGAGGTCGGTCTCTCGAAGATAGCCTTCGCCTCCTCCTCGGCGGTGTACGGCGAAGCGCCCCGGCCCACGCCCGAGGACTTCGCGCCCCTCGAACCCGTCAGCACCTACGGCGCGAGCAAACTGGCGGGCGAGGGCCTGCTCTCGACGTACGCTCACTCCCACGACTTCACGACGTGGATGTTCCGGTTCTCGAACGTCGTCGGTCCCCACCAGCGCAA is drawn from Halorussus sp. MSC15.2 and contains these coding sequences:
- a CDS encoding NAD-dependent epimerase/dehydratase family protein, whose product is MDLSGKSVLVTGGAGLIGTHLTESLAEDNDVLVADNCSKGNREWVPESAAFADVDLTDADDVAEVVTADLDVVFHLGALSDVNRGDHRRVFEENNAMLYNILERMDEVGLSKIAFASSSAVYGEAPRPTPEDFAPLEPVSTYGASKLAGEGLLSTYAHSHDFTTWMFRFSNVVGPHQRNNVISDFIEKLLEDPDHLTILGNGRQEKSYLHVEDCVSGMEHVVEHTDDPTNLYNLGTRTTISVTRIAELVSDVVGCDPEFEYTGGDRGWTGDVPKMRLSIEKASAIGWSPERESAEAVRTAAEQLHEELR